Proteins encoded together in one Myxocyprinus asiaticus isolate MX2 ecotype Aquarium Trade chromosome 21, UBuf_Myxa_2, whole genome shotgun sequence window:
- the LOC127412117 gene encoding tumor necrosis factor alpha-induced protein 3-like, producing the protein MSQGQNFLPKFLFVSNLLKAVKIRERVPNDVVKPSASGGLIHHLRSMHRYTLEMIRMSQFPQAFREIIQAAILDRAMQSSLEQEKRLNWCREVKKLVPLRTNGDGNCLLHAASQYLLGVQDTDLVLRKALYAVLKETDTSNFRMRFQTELLHSQEFTQTGLRYSTSNWEEEWVKIVEMASPVSSSNGLQFDSLEDIHIFVLSNILRRPIIVIADQVVRSMKSGSSFSPLNVGGIYLPLHWPPGECYKYPIVFGYDSQHFAPLITIKDSGPEIRAVPLIKPGRGGFEELRAHFLTEKEQQQKDKLLKDYLMLIEIPVNGLGYDTTQIITAARLDEGNLPEDMNLMEDYLQLVNHEYKRWQEDKESLWAPQSQRPPPFSVSQLSLIEIRCATPRCTFYVSVDTQPHCHECFEKRQAGRKPDIVSTTNQTSTTDPESRGRLERSVLPSPRSAPPTAPSLSLYSETHAMKCKTPGCLFTLSVEHDGLCERCFTARQNRSAVNGAPQGPSHGWCQSQRGSGSREREQEREREHERDTERCIMCRQEVFRIFNGLCPPCMQRTAVSERGDSQQQEPRTEGYVWALHRETECTGTTGHTWQTPAARQCKRTGCQFFGTPEKLGFCTICYLDYQTNHQATPTIVQPRHTSEAGFQNCTQCRGQGCGAEGKAMLEGYCNKCFVKEQSARLNQAASRGSHSPPLVTRASKPRPPPVLNQAQCRRSGCKNLSPGCTDLCQDCLSRGQREGRRAQAPKEKSKQRCKTQGCDHYANQEKQGYCNECDHFKQIYRG; encoded by the exons ATGTCTCAGGGCCAGAACTTCCTGCCCAAGTTCCTGTTTGTGAGCAACCTGCTGAAGGCAGTGAAGATCCGAGAGCGAGTGCCCAATGACGTGGTCAAGCCCTCGGCCAGTGGCGGCCTGATCCATCACCTGCGTAGCATGCATCGCTACACACTGGAGATGATCCGCATGAGCCAGTTCCCGCAGGCCTTCCGAGAGATCATCCAGGCGGCCATCTTGGACCGGGCCATGCAAAGCTCACTGGAACAGGAGAAGAGGTTGAATTGGTGCCGAGAAGTCAAGAAGCTGGTGCCACTGAGAACCAACG GTGATGGGAACTGCCTGCTCCATGCAGCCTCTCAGTACCTGCTGGGTGTTCAGGACACAGATCTGGTGCTGCGGAAGGCGCTTTATGCAGTGCTTAAGGAAACAGACACTAGTAACTTCAGAATGCGTTTCCAAACGGAGCTGCTACACTCGCAAGAGTTCACACAGACTGGCCTGCGATACAGCACTTCG AACTGGGAGGAGGAATGGGTGAAGATTGTAGAAATGGCTTCTCCTGTGTCTAGCAGTAATGGCCTACAGTTTGACTCTTTGGAGGACATTCACATCTTTGTGCTCTCAAATATTCTGAGGAGGCCGATTATTGTTATCGCAG ACCAAGTAGTCAGGAGTATGAAGTCTGGATCCTCCTTCTCACCCCTCAATGTGGGGGGCATCTACCTGCCTCTGCACTGGCCTCCAGGAGAGTGCTACAAATATCCCATTGTGTTCGGCTACGACTCACAGCACTTTGCACCCCTGATTACTATCAAGGACAGCGGCCCAG AGATTCGTGCGGTGCCATTGATAAAACCTGGACGGGGAGGGTTTGAAGAGCTTCGAGCGCATTTCCTGACAGAAAAGGAGCAGCAACAAAaagacaagctgcttaaagactaCCTAATGCTTATAGAGATCCCTGTCAATGGCCTGGGCTATGATACTACACAGATCATCACTGCAGCCAG ACTGGATGAAGGCAACCTGCCTGAGGATATGAACCTGATGGAGGACTACCTACAGTTGGTCAACCACGAATACAAGCGCTGGCAAGAAGACAAGGAGTCTTTATGGGCACCCCAATCCCAGCGTCCTCCTCCCTTCTCCGTCTCCCAACTGTCTCTCATTGAGATCCGCTGCGCCACACCTCGCTGCACCTTCTACGTCTCGGTGGACACTCAGCCACACTGTCACGAGTGCTTTGAAAAGCGGCAGGCGGGCAGAAAACCAGACATCGTTTCCACCACCAATCAGACCTCGACCACTGACCCGGAGAGTCGGGGTAGACTGGAGCGCTCTGTGCTGCCCAGCCCACGTTCCGCGCCACCTACGGCGCCCAGCCTAAGCCTGTACAGCGAGACTCATGCTATGAAGTGCAAGACGCCTGGCTGCCTGTTCACGCTCAGCGTAGAGCACGACGGACTGTGTGAACGTTGCTTTACAGCGAGGCAAAACAGATCGGCTGTCAACGGGGCGCCGCAAGGCCCTTCCCACGGCTGGTGCCAAAGTCAGAGGGGGTCAGGCAGCCGGGAACGGGAGCaggagagggaaagagagcaTGAAAGGGACACAGAGAGGTGCATTATGTGTCGACAGGAGGTCTTTAGGATATTTAATGGTCTTTGCCCACCCTGCATGCAGAGGACCGCTGTTTCTGAGAGGGGAGACTCCCAGCAGCAGGAGCCTCGAACGGAGGGCTATGTGTGGGCACTGCATAGGGAAACGGAATGCACTGGCACCACAGGTCACACCTGGCAGACGCCTGCCGCCCGACAGTGTAAACGCACCGGCTGCCAGTTCTTTGGCACACCAGAGAAGCTGGGATTCTGCACTATATGTTATCTAGACTACCAGACCAATCACC AGGCTACCCCTACTATTGTCCAGCCCAGACACACATCTGAGGCGGGTTTTCAGAACTGTACACAGTGCCGGGGCCAGGGCTGTGGTGCTGAGGGGAAAGCCATGCTAGAGGGTTACTGCAACAAGTGCTTTGTGAAGGAACAGAGTGCCAGACTCAACCAAGCTGCTAGCAGGGGCTCTCATTCACCACCTCTTGTCACA AGGGCCTCGAAACCACGTCCACCTCCGGTGCTCAACCAGGCGCAGTGTCGGCGTAGCGGTTGCAAGAACCTCTCTCCCGGCTGTACGGACCTCTGCCAGGACTGCCTTAGCCGCGGCCAGCGAGAAGGTCGACGCGCACAGGCGCCCAAAGAGAAAAGCAAACAGCGCTGCAAGACGCAGGGCTGCGACCACTACGCCAATCAAGAGAAGCAAGGCTACTGTAATGAATGTGACCACTTCAAGCAGATTTACAGAGGGTGA